From the genome of Candidatus Omnitrophota bacterium:
CCAAAGAACGCGAATCGGTCATCAGGGCCCGGGCGAGAGAGGAGAGGGCTTCATTGGCGTATGTAAATCTCGTGGGCGGCCAGGATGAGCTGGTATTCGACGGACAGAGCATGATAATAGATGATTCCGGGACCATTACGCACAGGGCGGATCCGTTCAGGGAGGATCTGCTCATAGCCGATATAGAGGTAAGCGCCCGGCCCCTTGCGAAACCGGCCAAAAGACCGGTCACCCTGGAGTGCCGGGCAGAGAAGAAGACGGCGCCTGTAACCAGGAGAAAGACCGGGCCGCTTGAGCCGTCTGCCGAGATCTATGAGGCCCTGAAGCTCGGGCTTAAGGATTACATCGTGAAGAACGGCTTCCGGAAAGTTGTCCTGGGGATGAGCGGCGGCATAGATTCATCCCTTGTGGCGGCGCTTGCCGCAGATGCGCTTGGCCCCGAAAATGTCACCGGCGTATTCATGCCGTCCAGATACTCTTCGCCGGCTTCCGCGGCTGACTCGAAAGAGGTCGCCGGACGGCTTGGGATAAAATTCTTCAATGTGCCGATAGACCAGCTCTTTAAGATATACCTCCTGGCGCTCGAGCCGCATTTCGTCGGATCCGAAAGGGGTATCGCCGAAGAGAACCTTCAGGCGCGGATACGCGGGACGATCCTTATGGCCCTATCCAATAAATTCGGGTGGCTCGTCCTGATCACCGGGAATAAATCGGAGATGAGCACCGGGTACGCGACGCTTTACGGCGACATGGCGGGGGGATTCGCCCCATTGAAAGATGTGCCCAAGACGCTTGTATACAAGCTCTCCAAATACAGGAATTCTCTCGGCGAGGTGATACCGGAGACGGTCATCCGTAAAGAGCCGACTGCCGAACTGCGGCCTGACCAGAAGGACCGGGACACGCTGCCGCCATACGGGGAACTGGACCCCATACTGAAACTATACGTAGAAGAGGACCGCGATATAGGAGAGATGGTGAAAGAGGGATTCGATAAGGATACGGCGCGGAAGGTGATGGCCATGGTCGATAAGAGCGAGTATAAGAGACGGCAATCGCCTCCCGGGATAAAGATAACTCCCAAGGCCTTCGGCAGGGACAGGAGAATGCCCATAAGCAACAGGTACAGAGGTTAACGAAGACCGGGTCTTGACTCGCTGACGAGTCGTTGCTGGACGATGACGCCCTTTATAAGAGCAGAGCTGCTTATAAGGGGCTTTCTGTTTAAAGGGAAGGTAAACGTTATGAACGAAAAATTTGAACGCATATATGAGAGGTTATCCCCGACATTGAAGAGGATATGCCACCGTCTGAACGGCCATTTCTCCTTCTTCAATGACGATGACCTCCTTCAGGAGGCGGCGATAAACCTCTGGCTGCTCTTCCGGTTGGGCAAGCTGGCCGATAAGACCGACAGCTATATGCTGCAGGGGTGTTACTTCCACCTTAAGAACTACATACGCACGGCTATGGACAGGGTTGATCTTACGAGCATGAACCGCCTTGCAGAAGACGGCGATTCGACCCTCGAAGACCTCATCGCGTCCGGAGATACTGCACTCGAAGACCATGTAAACGCGTCCCTCCTGAAAGAGAGGGTAGGCGGGGCAGGGCTCACAGAAAGGGAGAAGGATGTCCTGTCCCTCTCGCTGGACGGTCTCACCGTGCGGGAGATAGGAAAACGGATGGGCATATCCCACGTCATGGTGATAAAGATACGTAAGGCGATAAGGAATAAATGCCGTTTTCTTAAAAGCTCCGGCAGGGCCGGTTACCATAATTGATCCGGTTTTACTTGTATATATGAGGCCCGCGCAGGGGCCATACACAGAGATGTGTACACAAGACGAAGGCGTTCACTGAGAGAGAACGCTTTTTTT
Proteins encoded in this window:
- a CDS encoding NAD+ synthase, translating into MKNKIRFAIGQINSAVGDFRGNAIKIAEYIEKAKAADAEVIAFPELAITGYPPEDLLFRAQFIDENLASLDTISKATKGIAAIVGFVDRQKKDIYNAAAVLCNGKVAGVYHKISLPNYGVFDEKRYFKPGSGPFIFGIGKTVLGVSICEDLWQREGPDKREAAPGAHLIISINASPYHAGKTKERESVIRARAREERASLAYVNLVGGQDELVFDGQSMIIDDSGTITHRADPFREDLLIADIEVSARPLAKPAKRPVTLECRAEKKTAPVTRRKTGPLEPSAEIYEALKLGLKDYIVKNGFRKVVLGMSGGIDSSLVAALAADALGPENVTGVFMPSRYSSPASAADSKEVAGRLGIKFFNVPIDQLFKIYLLALEPHFVGSERGIAEENLQARIRGTILMALSNKFGWLVLITGNKSEMSTGYATLYGDMAGGFAPLKDVPKTLVYKLSKYRNSLGEVIPETVIRKEPTAELRPDQKDRDTLPPYGELDPILKLYVEEDRDIGEMVKEGFDKDTARKVMAMVDKSEYKRRQSPPGIKITPKAFGRDRRMPISNRYRG
- a CDS encoding sigma-70 family RNA polymerase sigma factor, which gives rise to MNEKFERIYERLSPTLKRICHRLNGHFSFFNDDDLLQEAAINLWLLFRLGKLADKTDSYMLQGCYFHLKNYIRTAMDRVDLTSMNRLAEDGDSTLEDLIASGDTALEDHVNASLLKERVGGAGLTEREKDVLSLSLDGLTVREIGKRMGISHVMVIKIRKAIRNKCRFLKSSGRAGYHN